From a single Xanthobacter dioxanivorans genomic region:
- a CDS encoding recombinase family protein has product MKRGYIRLSRAGPPLEAQQDALRRAGIEDFKRVFMDVIVPGRRGGVLPEREKAILKLLSGDYLVVANAGRLGTSQADVLATLEKVGQRNAAVLDAETGETIRWHPDVVRVLAFAQRAEGVNRKEVAAKMSQQRAATGRLGGAPPKNWKVSEEAARGLWNDLSRSVESVAEEVGVSVPTLYRRLGQRGACND; this is encoded by the coding sequence ATGAAGCGTGGCTACATTCGGCTTTCACGTGCGGGGCCCCCGCTCGAGGCGCAGCAGGACGCACTGCGGCGCGCCGGCATCGAGGACTTTAAACGGGTGTTCATGGACGTGATCGTTCCTGGGCGCCGGGGCGGGGTTTTGCCCGAGCGCGAAAAGGCCATCCTCAAGCTCTTGAGTGGGGATTACCTAGTCGTCGCGAACGCTGGTCGCCTTGGCACGTCACAAGCAGATGTCCTCGCGACCCTCGAGAAGGTGGGGCAACGGAATGCCGCCGTCCTAGACGCAGAGACGGGCGAAACAATTCGATGGCACCCGGACGTTGTTCGGGTCCTCGCGTTCGCGCAACGTGCGGAGGGCGTCAACCGGAAGGAAGTGGCTGCCAAGATGAGCCAGCAACGCGCGGCGACCGGCCGCCTGGGGGGAGCGCCGCCAAAGAATTGGAAAGTAAGCGAGGAGGCTGCCCGTGGCCTATGGAATGATCTCTCTCGCAGCGTCGAATCTGTCGCCGAAGAGGTGGGCGTCAGTGTGCCCACCCTGTATCGCCGCCTCGGCCAGCGCGGTGCGTGCAACGATTAG
- a CDS encoding haloacid dehalogenase type II: protein MIKAVVFDAYGTLFDVQSVADATERAYPGRGEYITQVWRQKQLEYSWLRALMGRYADFWGVTREALAYTLGTLGLEPDESFLAGMAQAYNRLTPYPDAAQCLAELAPLKRAILSNGAPDMLQALVANAGLTDSFDAVISVDAKRVFKPHPEAYALVEEVLGVTPAEVLFVSSNGFDVGGAKAFGFRVARVARLPREALARELASGAIAPLTVFKALRMQEETYAEAPDFVVPALGDLPRLVRGMAGAHLAPAV, encoded by the coding sequence ATGATCAAGGCAGTCGTGTTCGACGCTTACGGTACGCTCTTCGACGTCCAGTCGGTGGCCGACGCCACCGAGCGGGCGTATCCAGGCCGGGGCGAGTACATCACGCAGGTCTGGCGGCAGAAGCAGCTGGAATACAGCTGGCTCCGCGCGCTGATGGGGCGCTATGCCGACTTTTGGGGCGTCACGCGGGAAGCGCTGGCCTATACCCTCGGAACGCTGGGGCTGGAGCCGGACGAGTCCTTCCTCGCCGGGATGGCGCAGGCCTACAACCGCCTCACGCCCTATCCGGACGCCGCGCAATGCCTCGCGGAGCTGGCGCCCCTCAAGCGCGCCATCCTCTCCAACGGCGCGCCCGACATGCTGCAGGCGCTCGTGGCCAATGCGGGCCTGACGGACAGCTTCGATGCCGTCATCAGCGTCGATGCCAAGCGCGTGTTCAAGCCCCATCCCGAGGCCTATGCGCTGGTGGAGGAGGTGCTGGGCGTGACGCCGGCGGAGGTGCTGTTCGTGTCCTCCAACGGCTTCGACGTGGGGGGCGCGAAGGCGTTCGGCTTCCGCGTGGCCCGCGTCGCCCGCCTGCCGCGGGAGGCGCTGGCGCGGGAACTGGCCTCGGGCGCCATCGCGCCCTTGACCGTGTTCAAGGCGCTCAGGATGCAGGAGGAGACCTATGCGGAGGCGCCTGATTTCGTGGTGCCCGCCCTTGGCGACCTGCCGCGGCTGGTTCGCGGGATGGCCGGCGCTCATCTCGCACCAGCGGTGTGA
- a CDS encoding DUF485 domain-containing protein, giving the protein MTIESAPAARRAPPAAVPIPSASEWTARVDLPAFRRLIDAKRRVISLLLGGSLGFFFLVLLLAGYARALMAAPFAGPLNVGYALLLAIYAVSWGAALLYTYAAHHVFDPLAREAVREAEAGRTAQ; this is encoded by the coding sequence ATGACTATCGAGAGCGCGCCGGCCGCCCGGCGAGCGCCCCCTGCGGCCGTCCCCATTCCCAGCGCGTCCGAATGGACCGCCCGCGTGGACCTGCCCGCCTTTCGCCGCCTGATCGATGCCAAGCGCCGCGTCATTTCGCTGCTGCTCGGCGGCTCGCTCGGCTTCTTCTTCCTGGTGCTGCTGCTCGCGGGCTATGCCCGGGCGCTGATGGCCGCGCCGTTCGCTGGCCCGCTGAACGTGGGATACGCGCTGCTGCTCGCCATCTATGCGGTCAGCTGGGGCGCGGCGCTGCTCTACACCTATGCTGCCCATCACGTCTTCGACCCCCTGGCGCGGGAAGCCGTGCGCGAAGCGGAAGCGGGGAGGACGGCGCAATGA
- a CDS encoding sigma-54 interaction domain-containing protein has product MGRTRATRDTPQPPPLSERDFGEIVRNSFDGIFVADGEGRTLLVNPGCERNYDIRAADVVGRPVSDLEADGIIRPVIAPRVIASGERVTAIQRTHKGKTIFATGIPLFDEAGRVRRVIINSRDTTELDQLQAELSRIRGDLARAQTEVAQLREEGQGAGGPVVHGETTRRIADLLRRVAGSDATVLLTGESGVGKEVFARFVHRESARSKAPFIKINCGALPRDLIESELFGYEAGAFTGAQRGGKPGMIEMANTGTLFLDEIGELPLDMQVKLLHVLQDRIIARLGATRSIPLDIRVVAATNRDLAKAVETGAFRGDLFYRLNVVPVVVPPLRERRDDILPLLRQALASFNAQYCTAKQLSHAAARTLVAHDWPGNIRELRNMVERLVVTVSHDVIDVGDLAIPAAAPRGAGGASLEEQVRRFEMALIEDALRRCITTRAAARDLRVSQSTIVRKLKGGGFAA; this is encoded by the coding sequence ATGGGCCGAACCCGCGCAACGCGAGACACCCCGCAGCCGCCCCCGCTCTCCGAGCGCGACTTTGGCGAGATCGTCCGCAATTCGTTCGACGGTATCTTCGTGGCCGACGGCGAGGGACGCACGTTGCTGGTCAATCCCGGCTGCGAGCGGAATTACGACATCCGCGCCGCCGACGTCGTGGGCCGGCCGGTCAGCGATCTTGAGGCCGATGGCATCATCCGCCCGGTGATCGCTCCGCGGGTCATCGCATCCGGCGAGCGCGTCACCGCCATCCAGCGCACCCACAAGGGCAAGACCATCTTCGCCACCGGCATTCCGCTCTTCGACGAGGCCGGACGGGTCCGTCGCGTCATCATCAATTCCCGCGACACCACCGAGCTGGACCAGCTGCAGGCCGAGCTGTCGCGCATCCGGGGGGACCTTGCCCGCGCGCAAACGGAAGTGGCGCAGCTGCGCGAGGAAGGGCAGGGAGCCGGTGGGCCGGTGGTTCATGGCGAAACGACCCGGCGCATCGCGGATCTGCTCCGGCGCGTGGCGGGATCGGACGCCACCGTGCTGCTCACCGGCGAGTCCGGCGTCGGCAAGGAGGTCTTCGCTCGATTTGTCCACCGCGAGAGCGCGCGGTCGAAGGCCCCCTTCATCAAAATCAATTGCGGCGCCTTGCCCCGCGACCTGATCGAATCCGAATTGTTCGGCTACGAGGCCGGCGCCTTCACCGGCGCCCAGCGCGGCGGCAAGCCGGGCATGATTGAGATGGCCAACACCGGCACGCTGTTCCTCGACGAGATCGGCGAGCTGCCGCTGGATATGCAGGTGAAGCTGTTGCACGTTCTGCAGGACCGGATCATCGCCCGGCTTGGGGCCACCCGTTCAATTCCGCTCGACATCCGGGTCGTCGCCGCCACCAACCGCGATCTGGCGAAGGCGGTAGAGACCGGTGCCTTCCGCGGGGATCTTTTTTATCGGCTCAATGTGGTGCCGGTGGTGGTACCGCCGCTGCGCGAGCGACGCGACGACATTCTGCCCCTACTGCGGCAGGCACTGGCCAGCTTCAATGCCCAATATTGCACAGCAAAGCAGCTTTCCCACGCCGCCGCTCGCACCCTCGTCGCCCATGACTGGCCCGGCAATATCCGCGAGCTGCGCAACATGGTGGAGCGCCTCGTGGTCACGGTGTCCCACGACGTGATCGATGTCGGCGACCTCGCCATTCCTGCCGCCGCGCCCCGTGGGGCGGGGGGTGCTTCGCTCGAGGAGCAGGTCCGCCGTTTCGAGATGGCGCTGATCGAGGACGCCCTGCGCCGCTGCATTACCACCCGTGCCGCCGCCCGCGATCTGCGCGTCAGCCAGTCCACAATTGTGCGCAAGCTGAAGGGTGGAGGGTTTGCCGCGTGA
- a CDS encoding type II toxin-antitoxin system VapC family toxin has protein sequence MSYLLDTNVLSELRRTARADANVLAWVRSVPTSSLYVSVISILEIEKGVRQAERSDPSKGLVLRRWLDTGVLTAFAGRVLDVDVPVARCCAGLHVPNRKSEGDALIAATAIVHGLAVVTRNVRDFEGCGVPLIDPWIAA, from the coding sequence GTGAGCTATTTGCTGGACACCAACGTCCTCTCCGAGCTGCGGAGGACCGCGCGGGCCGATGCCAATGTCTTGGCTTGGGTTCGGAGCGTTCCGACCTCCAGCCTCTACGTGTCGGTGATTTCGATCCTCGAGATCGAGAAAGGAGTGCGCCAAGCAGAGCGCAGTGATCCTTCAAAGGGGCTTGTGCTGAGGCGTTGGCTGGATACCGGAGTTCTGACGGCGTTCGCCGGCCGCGTGCTAGACGTGGACGTGCCTGTGGCCCGATGCTGTGCGGGGCTCCATGTCCCAAACCGGAAGTCCGAAGGCGACGCGCTCATTGCCGCGACGGCGATCGTTCATGGGCTCGCCGTAGTGACCCGAAACGTTCGCGACTTCGAGGGGTGCGGGGTCCCGTTAATTGATCCGTGGATCGCGGCGTAG
- a CDS encoding helix-turn-helix domain-containing protein — MPRKHSEDQEQHTAIGARLKFARIRKGMSQEKAGQVIGVTFQQMQKYENGRNSLSGVAAVKLATALEISVSYLLVGTEEEKEAGVPIMGAKAYEAATIVEQLPANLRPQVVAFLRSAANLGSEANQGSEALQASAI, encoded by the coding sequence ATGCCCAGGAAACATAGCGAAGATCAGGAACAGCACACGGCCATCGGCGCGCGCCTCAAGTTTGCTCGCATCCGCAAGGGAATGAGCCAGGAGAAGGCCGGCCAGGTGATCGGAGTGACATTCCAGCAGATGCAGAAGTACGAGAACGGCCGCAACAGCCTGTCCGGCGTGGCTGCCGTCAAGTTGGCAACCGCTCTGGAGATCTCGGTCTCCTACCTGCTCGTCGGTACCGAGGAGGAGAAGGAGGCCGGCGTCCCCATCATGGGAGCGAAGGCCTACGAGGCCGCGACGATCGTCGAGCAATTGCCGGCCAATCTTCGGCCCCAGGTCGTGGCCTTCCTGCGAAGCGCGGCCAACCTGGGCAGTGAGGCCAACCAGGGCAGTGAGGCGCTCCAGGCTTCTGCAATCTGA
- a CDS encoding HPP family protein: MAPMEEMGGGHWHDRERGGTVAAILVAALSAAVAVFILHRIAAGSGMALAAFPFITTLVLVCGAPGSAPAGTRAILGGHLICGVVALGGLALFPPSDIETAVAVGLAVALMLATRCFHPRRGSRH, encoded by the coding sequence ATGGCCCCGATGGAGGAGATGGGCGGCGGCCATTGGCATGACCGGGAGCGTGGCGGCACTGTCGCCGCCATCTTGGTCGCCGCCCTCTCGGCCGCGGTGGCAGTCTTCATACTCCACCGAATCGCCGCAGGCTCGGGAATGGCGCTTGCCGCTTTTCCCTTCATCACGACGTTGGTGCTGGTATGCGGAGCGCCTGGAAGCGCGCCAGCCGGCACTCGCGCCATCCTCGGCGGCCACCTCATCTGCGGGGTGGTCGCTTTGGGCGGGCTCGCTCTGTTCCCACCGTCAGATATAGAAACCGCCGTCGCCGTTGGCCTCGCGGTGGCGCTCATGCTCGCCACCCGCTGCTTCCACCCCCGGCGGGGATCACGCCATTGA
- a CDS encoding DUF5983 family protein, translating into MSSTAISSPRPRQVRQFLDLSTAHLTPQTRGDWALCLPTHVHETTYGFLVWAGDQNDSTTDDGWPNEVIECRRLARSLSCDYLLFDADADEIDELESFDD; encoded by the coding sequence ATGAGCAGCACTGCGATTTCCTCTCCTCGTCCCCGGCAGGTTCGCCAGTTCCTTGACCTTTCGACGGCCCACCTCACCCCCCAGACGCGAGGCGATTGGGCTCTCTGCTTGCCCACTCATGTCCACGAGACGACATATGGGTTCCTTGTCTGGGCAGGAGACCAGAACGACAGCACCACTGATGACGGGTGGCCGAATGAAGTCATCGAGTGCCGCCGTCTCGCCCGCTCGCTGAGCTGCGACTACCTGCTGTTCGACGCTGACGCCGACGAGATCGACGAACTGGAGTCGTTCGACGATTGA
- a CDS encoding type II toxin-antitoxin system Phd/YefM family antitoxin yields the protein MPTTFSSRDFNQDVARAKKAALTGPVLVTDRGRPTHVLLSFEAYTQLQTVRPTLDVLLGMPDGDDIDFEPARLGDVTRPVEL from the coding sequence ATGCCCACCACCTTTTCAAGTCGGGATTTCAATCAGGATGTTGCTCGCGCGAAAAAGGCGGCACTCACGGGTCCGGTACTCGTGACCGACCGAGGCCGTCCGACGCATGTGCTGCTCTCATTTGAGGCTTACACCCAGCTGCAAACGGTGCGGCCGACGCTGGACGTGCTGCTTGGCATGCCGGATGGCGACGACATCGACTTCGAGCCTGCTCGCCTGGGCGATGTCACGAGGCCTGTAGAGCTGTGA
- a CDS encoding solute symporter family protein, translating to MKLLALAIFVAILALTLAITWWAARRTRTASDFYTADGTLGPIQNGFALAGDWMSAAAFLGFSGLAALYGMDGSLYAAGALVAFLAILMLVAEPIRNTGRFTLGDVIAFRMQRPQARLAAVLGTVVVSLAYLVPQMAGGAALIKLLLGVPYAISIVVVGLGMLVYVVFGGMIATTWVQIIKAVMLLSAAAVLVALLLAHFGFDPFSVFAAAEDTYGAKILAPGNYLKHPLDQLSLGLSFAFGTAGLPHVMTRFYTVPDAQTARRSAVWLMFLAGSFFLVTTLIGLGSAVLVGQDAIRAADKGGNLALPLLAQHLGGGPDSIGGQVFLAVVVAVAFATILAVVAALTLSTSGAIAHDLYVNVLRGGHVSEQEQVKVARISTVIVSAFAILFGLLAQGINVAVLVILAISVAASANFPVIVLSLFWQRFNTAGVVTGMVAGLVSAVALALTGPAFMGADALFPVVNPAIASVPIGFLGAILGALLSPRDAVSEAQFDEVVFRANTGLRDDAQAGKSLH from the coding sequence ATGAAACTGCTCGCCCTCGCCATCTTTGTCGCCATCCTGGCGCTTACGCTCGCGATCACTTGGTGGGCAGCGCGGCGCACGCGCACGGCCAGCGACTTCTACACCGCCGACGGCACGCTCGGACCGATCCAAAACGGCTTCGCCCTCGCCGGCGACTGGATGAGCGCCGCCGCCTTCCTCGGCTTCTCCGGCCTTGCCGCACTCTACGGCATGGACGGCTCACTCTATGCGGCGGGGGCGCTGGTGGCCTTCCTCGCCATCTTGATGCTGGTGGCGGAGCCAATCCGCAACACCGGCCGTTTCACACTCGGCGACGTCATCGCCTTCCGCATGCAGCGGCCGCAGGCGCGGCTCGCCGCCGTGCTCGGCACGGTGGTGGTCAGCCTCGCCTATCTGGTGCCGCAGATGGCGGGCGGGGCGGCACTCATCAAGCTCCTTCTGGGGGTGCCCTACGCTATCTCTATAGTAGTCGTCGGCCTCGGCATGTTGGTCTACGTGGTGTTCGGCGGCATGATCGCGACCACCTGGGTGCAGATCATCAAGGCCGTCATGCTGCTAAGCGCGGCGGCGGTTCTGGTAGCGCTGCTGTTGGCTCATTTCGGCTTCGATCCGTTTTCCGTTTTCGCCGCAGCGGAAGACACATACGGTGCGAAGATCCTCGCGCCCGGCAATTATTTGAAACACCCGCTGGACCAGCTTTCCCTCGGCCTTAGCTTCGCCTTCGGAACCGCCGGCCTGCCCCATGTCATGACACGTTTTTACACCGTGCCCGACGCGCAGACCGCGCGCCGCTCGGCGGTGTGGCTCATGTTCCTGGCCGGCTCGTTCTTCCTCGTCACCACCCTGATCGGCCTCGGCTCGGCGGTCCTCGTCGGACAGGACGCGATTCGCGCGGCGGACAAGGGCGGCAACCTCGCCTTGCCGCTGCTGGCGCAGCATCTAGGCGGCGGGCCGGACAGCATCGGCGGGCAGGTGTTTCTCGCCGTGGTGGTCGCGGTGGCGTTCGCGACCATCCTCGCGGTGGTGGCGGCGCTGACGCTCTCCACCTCGGGCGCCATCGCCCACGACCTTTATGTCAACGTCCTGCGCGGCGGGCATGTGAGCGAGCAGGAGCAGGTGAAGGTCGCGCGCATCTCGACAGTGATCGTCAGCGCCTTCGCGATCCTGTTCGGGCTGCTGGCGCAGGGCATCAATGTCGCCGTGCTGGTAATTCTCGCCATCTCAGTGGCGGCGAGCGCCAACTTCCCCGTGATCGTGCTGTCGTTGTTCTGGCAGCGGTTCAATACGGCGGGCGTGGTGACAGGCATGGTGGCCGGGCTTGTCTCTGCCGTCGCTTTGGCGCTCACAGGGCCGGCCTTCATGGGGGCTGACGCGCTGTTCCCAGTCGTGAATCCGGCCATTGCGAGCGTGCCTATTGGCTTCCTCGGCGCCATTCTCGGCGCACTGCTCTCGCCGCGGGATGCGGTTTCCGAGGCGCAGTTCGACGAGGTGGTCTTTCGCGCCAACACCGGGCTGCGCGATGATGCGCAGGCCGGCAAGAGCCTTCACTGA
- a CDS encoding ribbon-helix-helix domain-containing protein, whose amino-acid sequence MSPKTPHEQAKQNRRSELKRSVVVAGRKTSVTLEAPFWEALQDIARERAVTATGLVNEINAHRATTNLSAAIRIYVLDYYRAQVRSLRATRPHAS is encoded by the coding sequence ATGTCGCCCAAGACCCCTCACGAACAGGCCAAGCAGAACCGCCGGTCGGAGCTGAAGCGCTCGGTCGTAGTGGCCGGCCGCAAGACTTCTGTGACGCTGGAGGCGCCATTTTGGGAAGCGCTCCAGGATATCGCTCGTGAGCGCGCCGTCACCGCCACCGGCCTCGTCAACGAGATCAACGCGCACCGTGCCACCACGAATCTCTCGGCCGCGATCCGGATCTACGTGCTTGACTATTACCGCGCCCAGGTCCGCAGCCTGCGCGCAACCAGACCCCACGCCAGCTGA